AGAGTGGACACTAAACCAGATGTTGCACCTGAGGCTGTAGCTGAGCTGGGGCAGTGTAAGGGGGGCCGTATGGGTccggggggaccgggggggcCGGGACGCTCCTCAGCGTCGCTCCAGGAACCAGATCTCATTCTGACGGTTGCTGTGGGCGGGGTTGGTGTAGCCGGCCACGATGAAGGAGTCGTGGACACAAAGGGCCGCAGAGTCCAGCAGCTCGGCCATGGCACTGATCTGGTCCATGATGGTGGCCTCGTTGGTCGGCCCGCCGAAGggtctgcaggaggaagcgagAGGTCAGGCTGGCTGGCTCACTGCTGAAAGGACACTTCACACTCCATCCTGCTGAGTGAGGAGCAGTGAGAACCCTGGTTCCAGCTCTCCCCGTCAGACCGGTGGAACCCACCTGCTGTACACCACGGCGGCGGGCCACAGCTCGACGGCGATCCCGGGGTCGTGGGGCCGCGGCGGCTGGGCCTGGTGCTCGGCGGGGAGGTAGTACGCCACCGTGACGTCGTGGGAGATGACGGAGCGGTCCTGGTCCGTGCGCACCACCGTCACGATGGGCAGCGTCATGCCCAGGTAGTCGCCTGCGGGAGGACTGGTCAGAaccggaccgggaccgggacgtGGGCGGGCTGCTGTGCGGGGACTCACCCGAGGAGTTCTGCTGGCAGATGTACCTCATGATCCTCATGAAGCCGTAGCAGATGCTCTGCTCGTACGTGTCCTCGCGCATCGTGATGCAGGCCCAGTGGCCCTTCTCATAGTGCCGCTTCTCATAGAGCAGCTCCCCacactgcacgcacacacacacacacacacacacacacacacacacacacacacacatattagaGCAGCTCGTCACACCGGCAGGGAGAACCACACTCCCAGTAAAGCTCTCTGTATAGTTGTGTTTGTATCAGTAACAACCACAGTAGCCCGGCTGGACCCCGTCCGGGGAGGACGGGGACCGGCTGGACGGGGTCCGGGGAGGACGGGGACCGGCTGGACCCCATCCGGGGAGGACGGGGACCAGCTGGACCCCATCCGGTGCGTTTCAGCTgtggctgctgcagcacacctccTGAAGATGTTCATGTGTCACCGTGCTGGTGAAGAAGCCCAGCAATGAGTCCccggcaggtgtgtgtgtgtgtacgtgtgtgtgtaccttgtcCTTGCGTCCCAGCAGGGTGAAGGGGACGGCCTCTCTGTGGCTTCGTCCCTGGTTGTTGCTGGTGAGCTGCTGGATGGGTTCAGCCATGTCTGTCGATGGAAACATGTCATGGTGAACCACGTCACACCACCTGTCACTCTTCATGGTGTTTCAGGTGCATTAAAGGAAACAgtcttcagagtgtgtgtgacggtgaACATGGTGCAGAGTGACAACGTTCAGACGGAGGGAGTCCTCCTCAGAGCTCCGCCCCCTTCACCAGGTTCAGCTGGAGCGcccagctggtgtgtgtgtgcgtgtgtgtgttgctgaccGGGGCAAGAGGGGAGCCAGGCCGGGGCCAGAGCGGGGCCAGCCCGGGGCCAGAGGGTGGCCAGAGCGGGGCCAGAGCGGGGCCAGAGCGGGGCCAGAGGGGGGTCAGGCCGGGGTCAGGCCGGGGCCAGAGCGGGGCCAGAGCGGGGCCAGAGCGGGGCCAGAGCGGGGCCAGAGCGGGGCCAGAGGGGGGTCAGGCCGGGGTCAGGCCGGGGCCAGAGCGGGGCCAGAGCGGGGCCAGAGCGGGGCCAGAGCGGGGCCAGAGCGGGGCCAGGCCGGGGCCAGAGGGGGCCAGAGCGGGGCCAGGCCGGGGCCAGAGCGGGGCCAGCCCGGGGCCAGAGGGGGCCAGAGCGGGGCCAGGCCGGGGCCAGAGCGGGGCCAGCCCGGGGCCAGAGGGTGGCCAGAGCGGGGCCAGAGCGGGGCCAGAGGGGGGTCAGGCCGGGGTCAGGCCGGGGCCAGAGCGGGGCCAGAGGGGGGCCAGAGCGGGGCCAGAGCGGGGCCAGAGCGGGGCCAGAGCGGGGCCAGAGCGGGGCCAGAGCGGGGCCAGAGCGGGGCCAGAGGGGGGTCAGGCCGGGGTCAGGCCGGGGCCAGAGGGGGGCCAGGCCAGGGTCAGGCCGGGGCCAGAGGGGGGCCAGGCCGGGGCCAGAGGGGGGCCAGAGGGGGGCCAGGCCGGGGCCAGAGGGGGGCCAGGCCGGGGCCAGAGGGGGGCCAGGCCGGGGCCAGCAGGAGCTGTTaagctgctcctctggagctGATTCCGTCTTGTTTCCAGGCTGCAGCCTCAGTGCTGATCGGAGCTGCTCTGTCCTCGTTGTGCTGAGATGAGTCTCTGTGAACGGTGTCTTTGTTCAGGCGTGTCAGGGGGCGTTCAGGACGGCCGAGGAGCCGGGGACACTGGCGGTTCGTTACAGGACAGGTATTCTGATGTTAAACCAGCCAGCCACCGCAGCACCGAGAACAGTGAAgccacaggaagcagctgagagcaggggaggaggaggacggctccTGGACCGgctcctggacctcctcctgaGACTCCAGAGTGTCAGACGGAATCAAACTACAAACCAACAACTTGGTGAGATTACTGTTTGCATTCCAGAGCGAAACCAAGCAGCTTCTCCTGTCGTCCGACCGCCGGAGCGCCTCCTCCTGCCGTCTGACAGGCTGGAGCTCTGGAGCcatggaggtc
Above is a window of Salarias fasciatus chromosome 19, fSalaFa1.1, whole genome shotgun sequence DNA encoding:
- the soul3 gene encoding heme-binding protein soul3 yields the protein MDRGGCQMSGGGGGGGGPGPGPGLGPDRAGMITLEDLESFSEDQLSDSGNGSLEEEGETMEEDEDQDRLLHYWQDVARGHQVEVSQDMAEPIQQLTSNNQGRSHREAVPFTLLGRKDKCGELLYEKRHYEKGHWACITMREDTYEQSICYGFMRIMRYICQQNSSGDYLGMTLPIVTVVRTDQDRSVISHDVTVAYYLPAEHQAQPPRPHDPGIAVELWPAAVVYSRPFGGPTNEATIMDQISAMAELLDSAALCVHDSFIVAGYTNPAHSNRQNEIWFLERR